In one Apostichopus japonicus isolate 1M-3 chromosome 18, ASM3797524v1, whole genome shotgun sequence genomic region, the following are encoded:
- the LOC139958589 gene encoding uncharacterized protein, translating into MPTAGETKIKPTSRYNLRNNPLPKTKSVALRKKTTIDPEKENTESHNICGPVTRSKSKIPVSSSSALNPKRKTDTKSKRRPVPDFAKLHKKWHNTFEKGKAVNKKTCTQVREFDLTRPGTHFKSAYYDNGDEKSEREPFKEDHESLESILTEKGISQEQTRAHRNTIAATTGIKRSAPIRKTLESIPVPQSRGRKPEEAKGPFDGAKKEDAPRRARKSLVQQQRDMGLEFHPDCGALASILNNTGIHHNRGAPPASRQTFATSRGVGGPRASLFGGQPLSQKRTSIYYQSKKAAKNVYEDYTSLVMRRLTLGEEGTVPAPSRVSSHNPATRTSIYRKPHQGSKKPATNAVNVVEISASRGTPGRVQIPLQKKSNMATSAMKTPRTASRVPNPHFHSVLQKQEITSSPLLSGSQQEPESHFRSASCSKKVQWAEDTIAIPSAEELATSLFSDQAENQVFLHERKQQVVKLQEMEELEKQLELEIQMLSEMDELKEDETKVPESVEDVPSEMPSKQRLPQSLDSRTFSKDANRLEALTVEGQAVQSDELLAHRNNRQGDPSTMSYEHSLSMPQGGGSSTMQYGYHSTAPYGQSGDYNSRNNNSSNLHIPADSQDIQTSHQGNVVTVVERMNNTGTEPVNMKSHLSIPPKTAWIHSDEQQRSVIVPTPSQRAEPAPLNHQPVVLQQISRGESSSSIPVRGGHPEVQFLQTTVGMVTNDGPQLMRVNSKVGNQLLTHQGSQIYANRVTTGLQPGSEAEVVNQRGNYSFQTVNMNSLEGNFQSPVSVLQMRHHGNNGQINISRTPHSACTKPSNATLPVSHSLQDRLDNCMPGLGHNVTGPLSRPQVNSEEPFRLADVPYHRQIPSVQFPSNATMAPSLQLGSTSTYTQQVYRQPIPTLASAGAQRAPMANHGAFQMQSYLMQQPLLQRGGILYSPIGLAPNLAKMVTFAPPQVLGPQSEAKKCNFRTTPHPGILKNKGPQQRSDLSLEDVQGKLNFDEEQDKQTSSVYTKNSSTVYSPETSNKLSAPAEHRHLRPTPVKEHPATSLQSDINDFLSSIKPTGQRAQIIPDTSRSHKAGSLSLRGQMPPHQAFASTATAIRDKTELIFKEALLDQECSLYSISHHGNHGKGRADLNPVAKILSDQDDMHFCPILDDDGDDDDGC; encoded by the exons ATGCCAACAGCAGGGGAGACTAAGATCAAGCCTACCAGCCGCTACAATCTCAGGAACAACCCTCTCCCCAAGACCAAGTCAGTGGCTTTAAGGAAGAAGACCACAATTGATCCTGAGAAAGAGAACACTGAATCACATAACATCTGTGGACCAGTGACAAGATCTAAAAG TAAAATTCCAGTGAGTTCCTCATCTGCATTGAATCCCAAGAGAAAGACAGATACCAAGTCTAAACGAAGGCCAGTACCAGACTTTGCCAAACTACATAAAAAGTGGCACAATACATTTGAAAAG GGCAAAGCTGTTAACAAGAAAACGTGCACACAG GTCAGAGAGTTTGACTTGACTAGACCAGGAACCCACTTCAAGAGTGCATACTATGACAACGGGGATGAAAAATCTGAGAGAGAACCATTCAAAGAAGATCATGAGTCTCTTGAGAGCATCCTTACCGAGAAGGGCATCTCACAGGAGCAGACCAGAGCCCACCGCAACACAATAGCAGCAACCACAG GAATAAAACGGTCCGCACCTATTAGGAAGACATTGGAGAGTATTCCAGTCCCTCAGAGCAGAGGTAGGAAGCCAGAGGAGGCCAAAGGACCATTTGATGGTGCAAAGAAAGAAGATGCCCCACGGAGAGCTAGGAAGTCTCTTGTGCAACAGCAAAGAG ATATGGGACTGGAATTTCATCCAGACTGTGGGGCACTAGCCAGTATTCTGAACAACACTGGTATTCATCATAACAGAGGTGCACCACCAGCATCCAGGCAAACGTTTGCTACCTCCAGGGGTGTTGGCGGACCAAGGGCAAGCCTTTTTGGTGGGCAG CCTCTGAGTCAGAAAAGGACCTCTATCTACTACCAATCTAAGAAGGCTGCCAAAAATGTCTATGAGGACTACACCAGTTTGGTGATGAGACGACTTACTTTGGGCGAGGAAGGGACTGTTCCTGCCCCATCTCGGGTGAGCAGTCACAACCCGGCAACGAGGACCAGTATATACCGTAAGCCACACCAAGGATCCAAGAAACCCGCAACCAATGCTGTGAATGTGGTGGAGATCAGTGCGAGTAGGGGCACCCCTGGGAGGGTGCAGATCCCTCTTCAGAAGAAATCCAACATGGCAACCAGTGCCATGAAAACTCCTCGGACT GCTTCCCGAGTGCCAAATCCTCATTTCCACTCAGTGTTGCAGAAGCAGGAAATCACAAGCTCTCCTCTGCTATCCGGTTCACAGCAGGAACCAGAGTCACATTTCCGCAGTGCTTCA TGTTCAAAGAAAGTCCAGTGGGCAGAGGACACCATAGCTATCCCTTCAGCTGAG GAACTGGCGACTTCTCTCTTCTCGGACCAAGCTGAAAACCAAGTCTTCTTGCATGAGAGAAAACAGCAAGTTGTGAAACTCCAG GAGATGGAAGAACTTGAGAAACAACTGGAACTGGAGATTCAGATGCTCTCTGAGATGGATGAATTAAAGGAAGATGAGACCAAAGTTCCAGAATCGGTGGAAGATGTACCATCTGAGATGCCAAGCAAACAGAGACTGCCACAAAGTTTAGACTCAAGAACATTTAGTAAAGACGCAAATAGGCTTGAAGCTTTGACCGTTGAGGGGCAAGCAGTGCAAAGTGATGAGTTGTTAGCACACAGGAACAATAGACAAGGTGATCCATCGACCATGTCATACGAACACTCTTTATCGATGCCACAGGGTGGTGGCTCTTCAACCATGCAATACGGTTATCATTCGACTGCTCCTTACGGTCAGAGTGGAGATTATAACTCTAggaataataatagtagtaacCTGCATATCCCTGCAGACTCTCAGGACATTCAGACATCACATCAAGGTAATGTAGTGACAGTTGTCGAGAGGATGAATAATACAGGAACAGAACCAGTTAATATGAAGTCACATCTATCAATACCACCAAAAACTGCATGGATTCATTCTGATGAGCAACAACGCAGTGTTATTGTGCCCACACCGTCGCAGAGGGCAGAACCTGCCCCTTTAAACCACCAGCCGGTGGTACTCCAGCAAATCTCTCGTGGGGAAAGCAGTTCTTCTATTCCTGTAAGAGGGGGGCACCCAGAGGTTCAATTTTTACAGACCACAGTAGGAATGGTCACTAATGATGGACCACAACTAATGAGAGTGAATTCTAAAGTGGGTAACCAACTGCTGACCCATCAAGGTAGCCAGATTTATGCTAACAGAGTCACTACTGGTCTTCAGCCTGGATCAGAAGCAGAGGTAGTTAACCAAAGAGGAAACTATTCATTTCAGACTGTTAACATGAATTCTTTGGAAGGAAATTTTCAAAGCCCTGTGTCTGTCCTACAGATGAGACATCATGGCAACAATGGGCAAATCAATATTTCAAGGACACCACATTCTGCCTGTACAAAACCAAGTAATGCAACATTGCCAGTCTCACATTCCTTGCAGGACAGATTAGACAATTGCATGCCTGGATTAGGACATAATGTCACTGGACCATTGTCTAGGCCACAGGTTAATTCTGAGGAACCTTTTCGATTGGCTGACGTTCCTTATCATCGTCAAATACCTAGTGTTCAATTCCCTTCTAATGCAACCATGGCGCCATCTTTGCAACTGGGGAGCACTTCTACCTACACCCAACAAGTTTACCGACAACCTATACCTACTTTGGCTTCTGCTGGCGCACAAAGAGCTCCCATGGCCAATCACGGTGCCTTCCAGATGCAGTCTTACTTGATGCAACAGCCGTTGCTACAACGGGGTGGAATACTTTATTCTCCAATTGGACTTGCTCCCAACCTGGCTAAAATGGTCACTTTTGCACCGCCACAAGTGTTAGGACCCCAGTCTGAGGCAAAGAAATGTAACTTCCGTACTACTCCACACCCAGGCATTCTCAAGAATAAAGGACCTCAACAGAGGAGTGATCTTAGCCTTGAAGATGTTCAAGGTAAACTTAACTTTGATGAAGAGCAAGATAAACAAACTTCTTCGGTTTACACCAAGAACTCATCGACTGTGTACTCCCCTGAGACTTCCAATAAATTGTCAGCGCCTGCAGAACATCGCCATTTGAGACCAACTCCAGTGAAAGAACATCCAGCAACTAGTCTACAATCAGATATAAATGACTTTCTGTCATCCATAAAGCCTACCGGTCAAAGAGCCCAGATAATACCAGATACCAGCAGGTCTCATAAGGCTGGTTCATTATCTCTGAGAGGACAGATGCCTCCCCATCAAGCCTTTGCATCAACTGCAACAGCTATCAGAG ATAAAACAGAGCTGATCTTCAAGGAGGCATTGCTTGACCAAGAGTGCTCCCTCTATTCCATTAGTCACCATGGAAACCATGGCAAAGGAAGAGCAGATCTCAATCCAGTCGCCAAGATATTGTCAGATCAAGATGACATG
- the LOC139958792 gene encoding uncharacterized protein produces the protein MKYFLASVFLLTTHVYIGYYVVVPLLHGVYSWWTIPILLLLSAIVIITFLLGLAFFHISSQPVSKYHSISSALLHYIIDYGMLRSGRAALKKLKVVSERPREYQEKMLKDLMAENKDTVYGKKHKFSEIRNLKDFRATHPLTDYKHFKPYIEDIAKGKENILSSEPPVQLSLTSGTTGDPKTVPTGNSYLKQDYNELGCLVSAISKENFPGWNIMQKRVWFYCNPTLTYSEGGLPVGPLSTIPDWARSLLVVYATPSDGFRISTTFEATYIHLLFGLRDRGIGFIFPGFSTTLLTAMRLMEDEWEQLVEDIREGKINSELKLAPDIRRSLEKALGKGDPKRACELQKEFEKGFDGIIRRVWPNISYIMSIDITNLKNTLAKSYAEGVPMFSHCYGATEGIIGLNMTPLQEEEEFLLTASYTIFEFIPEKDMSKPSPKTLFINELEVGQNYEVVVTVSSGLYRFRLGDVVQVTGYYQQCPTVKFLYRSGALLNLFGEKLNQAVLSEVLNDVITNVTDAELIQYAAAESTLLTNENLDGSKDKQKQPYYIFFLELKFDASSSLSEDLQTIEFGKLIDSSLGHRHHYYRRLRHGNQIAKPCVHLVRRGTFAKFKEYILENSTATANQIKMPQKLRTSGMLTFMLEEAKSKI, from the exons ATGAAGTACTTCTTAGCTTCTGTCTTTTTGCTGACTACTCATGTTTATATTGGCTACTATGTAGTTGTACCACTGCTTCATGGAGTTTACAGTTGGTGGACAATCCCGATTCTTCTACTCTTGA GTGCTATCGTCATCATAACTTTCTTGCTGGGACTAGCTTTCTTCCATATTTCGTCACAGCCGGTCTCAAAATATCATTCTATTTCTTCTGCTTTGCTTCACTATATTATTGACTATGGCATGCTGAGAAGTGGTAGAGCTGCTTTGAAAAAGTTGAAAGTGGTAAGCGAGAGACCTCGGGAATATCAAGAGAAGATGTTAAAGGACCTGATGGCAGAAAACAAAGACACTGTCTATGGCAAGAAGCATAAATTTTCTGAAATAAGAAACTTAAAAGATTTTCGAGCAACTCACCCTTTGACAGATTACAAGCACTTTAAACCCTACATTGAAGACATTGCAAAAGGTAAAGAAAACATCCTCAGCTCTGAACCGCCCGTGCAGCTGTCCCTGACAAGTGGTACGACGGGGGATCCAAAGACTGTACCCACGGGAAACTCATACTTGAAGCAGGACTACAACGAACTTGGCTGTTTGGTATCTGCAATTTCCAAGGAAAATTTCCCAGGGTGGAACATCATGCAGAAACGTGTTTGGTTCTATTGTAACCCGACTTTGACATATAGTGAAGGAGGATTACCGGTTGGACCGCTCTCAACCATCCCAGATTGGGCAAGGAGCCTTCTGGTGGTTTATGCTACCCCCAGCGATGGGTTTCGGATTAGCACCACCTTTGAGGCTACTTATATCCACCTTCTGTTTGGGTTACGAGATCGTGGTATAGGCTTTATATTCCCTGGGTTTTCAACCACCCTCTTGACAGCTATGCGGCTGATGGAAGACGAGTGGGAGCAGCTCGTTGAGGATATCCGCGAAGGCAAGATTAATTCCGAGCTAAAACTCGCTCCTGATATTCGTCGGAGTCTGGAAAAGGCATTGGGCAAAGGAGACCCAAAGAGGGCATGCGAATTGCAAAAGGAATTTGAGAAAGGATTCGATGGAATTATTAGGAGAGTCTGGCCAAACATATCTTACATCATGTCAATTGACATCACAAATCTCAAGAATACACTGGCTAAGTCCTATGCAGAAG GTGTCCCAATGTTTTCTCATTGTTACGGAGCCACAGAGGGTATCATCGGACTGAACATGACCCCTTTACAAGAAGAGGAGGAATTTCTCTTGACAGCATCATACACAATCTTTGAATTTATCCCAGAAAAGGACAT GTCAAAGCCAAGTCCTAAAACTCTTTTCATCAATGAACTGGAGGTCGGTCAAAATTATGAAGTGGTTGTGACGGTGTCATCTGGGTTGTATCGATTCAGGTTGGGTGACGTAGTTCAAGTCACAGGATATTATCAGCAATGTCCTACAGTGAAGTTCTTATACAG atCTGGTGCTTTGTTAAACTTGTTTGGAGAGAAATTAAACCAAGCTGTGCTTTCGGAGGTACTTAATGATGTCATTACTAATGTAACTGATGCTGAACTCATCCAGTATGCTGCTGCAGAGAGTACTTTACTGACCAATGAGAACCTTGATG GGAGCAAGGATAAACAAAAACAACCTTATTACATCTTCTTCTTGGAGTTGAAATTTGATGCCAGCAGTAGTCTCTCTGAAGATTTACAGACTATTGAATTTGGAAAG TTAATTGATTCTTCTCTTGGCCACCGTCATCACTACTACAGACGACTCAGGCACGGTAATCAGATCGCAAAGCCATGTGTCCATCTGGTACGAAGAGGAacatttgccaaatttaaagaGTACATTCTGGAAAATAGTACTGCAACAGCCAATCAAATCAAAATGCCTCAAAAACTCCGAACCTCGGGAATGCTGACATTTATGTTAGAAGAGGCAAAGAGCAAGATTTAG